From a region of the Candidatus Tectomicrobia bacterium genome:
- a CDS encoding flagellar hook-basal body complex protein: protein MGVLGALFAGVSGLDVYSQAIEVIGNNIANANSPGFKGSRAEFADILARSLTGSAGGNQIGRGVQLAGVTQQFTQGSFETTSSGTDLAIDGRGFFIVSNPDGIFYTRAGLFSIDSEGFLVNGRADKVQGVTLDASGNPSGTLQDLNLTVTNNPPKATTKAGFVANLDARAASLGAAGTATSGSGVETRFQFLTGVNDVIEWNDGVADRTASLITNGGLISGAQNDATAVATAIKTALEATNGGAALADTYTVSYSTTTKKFTITNDTGGSGLGITLRHSVATSTASDDLGFSTASNDAIAKGSSTTSDNQVQFNVVTGRNQFTITLDGAFYVPARTVTVTAGGFTGDGLAQAIEAAINNADQSDQVNRIRSVRVTYNSGSNVNRFQIVSQSTGGERTINIPSDSNSFTIPPSSISVTEGTLGVLGTTNLSVSETFAFTLGLNDNIVASFGGGADTNVSLITHGGLTNGTVVTAQQVASAIKAGLELQNGTLDVYAVTYDSATDRFTVTNNAGNVQTLNLRWTQAASTAAATLGFSTAADDLIAVAGSTTSDTSLTTALSQVSSLNVNGSGEFTVNDPSNLQSSTFSTSIILFDSLGSSHSLNVFFRKIGENMWEYNGIMLGRDLVGPTPDGSNEQALYGRLWFNNTGGLDIEDKFTGNLINGVTFPRANRFNFSGGAVQNQLVDFDFGNSITTDASLQGGLDGVTQFAGSSAVINQTQDGFTTGTLISVSVNRNGNITGQFTNGQTRDLARIILANFNAPGGLSNVGNSLFAETQGSGQPILGQATTAGFGVVLANSVEISNVDIAEEFVRLIRDQQAFQANARVISTTSRLLDEVVNLTR from the coding sequence ATGGGCGTCTTGGGAGCCCTCTTCGCAGGCGTCAGCGGCTTGGACGTTTACTCGCAGGCCATCGAGGTCATCGGCAACAACATCGCGAACGCCAACTCGCCCGGCTTCAAGGGGAGCCGGGCCGAGTTCGCCGACATCCTCGCCCGGAGCCTCACCGGCTCGGCGGGCGGCAACCAGATCGGCCGCGGCGTGCAGCTGGCCGGCGTCACCCAGCAGTTCACCCAGGGGTCCTTCGAGACCACCTCGAGCGGCACCGACCTCGCCATCGACGGCCGGGGCTTCTTCATCGTGAGCAACCCGGACGGCATCTTCTACACCCGCGCGGGCCTCTTCAGCATCGACTCCGAGGGCTTCCTCGTGAACGGCCGGGCCGACAAGGTGCAGGGCGTGACCCTGGACGCCTCCGGCAACCCGAGCGGCACGCTGCAGGACCTGAACCTCACCGTCACCAACAACCCGCCCAAGGCCACCACCAAGGCGGGCTTCGTCGCCAACCTCGACGCCCGCGCGGCCTCCCTCGGCGCGGCCGGGACGGCCACCAGCGGGAGCGGGGTGGAGACGCGCTTCCAGTTCCTCACGGGCGTGAACGACGTCATCGAATGGAACGACGGCGTGGCCGACCGGACGGCGAGCCTCATCACGAACGGCGGCCTGATCAGCGGCGCGCAGAACGACGCGACGGCGGTCGCCACGGCCATCAAGACGGCCCTCGAGGCCACCAACGGCGGCGCGGCGCTCGCCGACACCTACACCGTCTCCTACAGCACCACGACCAAAAAGTTCACCATAACGAACGACACAGGGGGCAGCGGTCTAGGGATCACCCTGAGGCACTCGGTCGCGACCAGCACCGCCTCGGACGACCTGGGCTTCTCGACGGCCTCCAACGACGCCATCGCCAAAGGTTCCTCGACCACGAGCGACAACCAGGTGCAGTTCAACGTGGTGACGGGCCGCAACCAGTTCACCATCACCCTGGACGGCGCCTTCTATGTCCCCGCGCGGACCGTCACGGTCACGGCCGGGGGCTTCACCGGGGACGGCCTGGCCCAGGCCATCGAGGCGGCGATCAACAACGCCGACCAGTCCGATCAGGTGAACCGCATCCGCTCGGTCCGGGTGACCTACAACTCGGGCTCCAACGTGAACCGCTTCCAGATCGTCTCACAGTCCACGGGAGGGGAGCGGACAATCAACATCCCCTCCGACTCCAACTCCTTCACCATCCCGCCCAGCTCCATCTCGGTGACGGAGGGCACCCTCGGCGTCCTGGGCACCACCAACCTCTCGGTGAGCGAGACCTTCGCCTTCACCCTGGGGCTGAATGACAATATCGTGGCCAGCTTCGGCGGTGGTGCCGACACCAACGTTAGTCTTATCACACACGGCGGCTTGACGAACGGCACAGTTGTCACGGCCCAGCAGGTGGCAAGCGCCATCAAGGCGGGTCTTGAATTGCAGAACGGTACTTTGGATGTCTATGCCGTGACTTATGACAGCGCCACTGATCGGTTTACCGTCACGAACAACGCGGGAAACGTCCAGACGCTGAACTTGAGGTGGACTCAGGCGGCCAGCACGGCGGCCGCGACACTTGGATTTTCCACCGCGGCTGACGACTTGATCGCGGTCGCCGGCAGTACCACCAGCGACACCTCCCTCACCACGGCCCTGTCCCAGGTGAGCTCGCTCAACGTGAACGGGAGCGGGGAGTTCACGGTGAACGACCCCTCGAACCTCCAGAGCTCCACCTTCTCGACCTCGATCATCCTGTTCGACAGCCTGGGGTCGTCGCACTCCCTGAACGTCTTCTTCCGGAAGATCGGGGAGAACATGTGGGAGTACAACGGCATCATGCTCGGCCGGGACCTCGTGGGCCCCACCCCCGACGGCTCGAACGAGCAGGCGCTCTACGGGCGGCTCTGGTTCAACAACACGGGCGGCCTCGACATCGAGGACAAGTTCACCGGGAACCTCATCAACGGGGTGACCTTCCCGCGCGCCAACCGCTTCAACTTCTCGGGCGGCGCCGTGCAGAACCAGCTCGTCGACTTCGACTTCGGCAACTCGATCACCACCGACGCCTCGCTCCAGGGCGGCCTGGACGGGGTAACGCAGTTCGCCGGCTCCTCGGCGGTCATCAACCAGACCCAGGACGGGTTCACGACGGGCACCCTGATCTCCGTTTCGGTGAACCGGAACGGCAACATCACCGGCCAGTTCACCAACGGCCAGACGCGCGACCTGGCCCGGATCATCCTGGCCAACTTCAACGCGCCGGGCGGCCTCTCGAACGTGGGCAACTCGCTCTTCGCCGAGACCCAGGGCTCGGGCCAGCCCATCCTCGGGCAGGCCACGACGGCCGGCTTCGGCGTCGTGCTGGCCAACTCGGTCGAGATCTCGAACGTGGACATCGCCGAGGAGTTCGTGCGGCTCATCCGCGACCAGCAGGCCTTCCAGGCGAACGCGCGGGTCATCTCCACGACCAGCCGGCTGCTGGACGAGGTGGTGAACCTGACGCGGTAA
- a CDS encoding flagellar hook-length control protein FliK, with product MPSVPAVSSGEILDVVAAPSSPRGDSGSNGDRFAEMLAGASQGRGPEGPSPAPPSSGKGKEPQAAAAPKGKGPEEAPRGGASNSGEGKPASASSEAQPGKPAAPESEEGEDTPASSEDGENAVPPGQEKAAGVISQLVAAAVLGLSRLTGGAPVAPDGENGLKLGAAASKGEGTQGEGPRERIQANALGLALADVALSQGEGEEAQAAPLAAEKPVAVAAAPAGAAFTQETEETSAVSGGLAPVDPEEAPAAPRVAPAGGEDLPALAEEGEPQAALPPVEDGLSSDEAAPAREEGRLFAEAAPEETAEESAPRPAAAAQEEAEPGDAEWTDWARPADADGADAPDAPAQMAAAAPPSGEGDFGQPAEGDKPGGQLLAERQGVQASGENAKADPPAVQAAVRDPFMRTEVHRQVLEAALSRMSIAVREGMAQARIQLDPPSLGRLHIDLRMQDGAMSAKLTVETAWAKDAVMSGLRELREALQRQGVSLENFSVDVRANLNPGSFGQDRAGNQGETALYLEAGPEDEAGRPAERGPVFASPSLSGDGSINIFA from the coding sequence ATGCCGAGTGTTCCGGCGGTTTCATCGGGCGAGATTCTCGACGTGGTGGCGGCGCCTTCTTCGCCGCGCGGCGATTCCGGCTCCAATGGAGACCGCTTCGCGGAGATGCTGGCGGGGGCGAGCCAGGGCCGGGGGCCCGAGGGGCCGAGCCCGGCTCCCCCGTCCTCGGGCAAGGGAAAAGAACCGCAGGCCGCCGCCGCTCCCAAGGGGAAAGGCCCGGAGGAGGCGCCGCGCGGGGGCGCCTCCAATTCCGGCGAGGGAAAGCCCGCCTCCGCTTCTTCCGAGGCGCAACCCGGGAAACCGGCCGCGCCGGAGTCCGAGGAAGGCGAGGATACCCCCGCATCTTCCGAGGACGGGGAGAACGCCGTTCCCCCCGGCCAGGAGAAGGCGGCCGGCGTCATCTCCCAGCTCGTCGCGGCGGCGGTGCTCGGCCTCTCCCGGCTGACGGGCGGGGCCCCGGTCGCGCCCGACGGGGAGAACGGCCTGAAGCTGGGCGCGGCCGCCTCCAAGGGGGAAGGGACCCAGGGAGAAGGGCCGCGGGAGCGGATCCAGGCGAACGCGCTGGGCCTGGCGCTGGCGGACGTGGCGCTGTCCCAGGGCGAAGGCGAGGAGGCCCAGGCCGCGCCGCTGGCGGCGGAGAAGCCCGTCGCCGTGGCCGCCGCGCCGGCTGGGGCCGCCTTCACCCAGGAGACGGAGGAAACCAGCGCCGTTTCCGGTGGATTGGCCCCGGTGGACCCGGAAGAGGCGCCGGCCGCCCCGCGGGTTGCCCCCGCCGGGGGCGAGGACCTCCCCGCCCTCGCGGAGGAGGGAGAACCGCAGGCGGCCCTCCCGCCCGTCGAGGATGGCCTTTCCTCCGATGAGGCCGCGCCCGCGCGGGAGGAGGGGCGCCTTTTCGCGGAAGCCGCCCCCGAGGAGACGGCCGAGGAATCCGCTCCCCGCCCCGCGGCCGCGGCCCAGGAAGAGGCCGAGCCCGGGGATGCCGAGTGGACGGACTGGGCCCGCCCCGCCGACGCGGATGGCGCGGATGCGCCGGACGCGCCGGCTCAGATGGCCGCCGCGGCCCCGCCCTCCGGCGAGGGGGATTTCGGCCAGCCGGCGGAAGGAGACAAGCCGGGCGGGCAGCTCCTCGCGGAGCGCCAGGGAGTGCAGGCCTCCGGTGAGAACGCCAAGGCCGACCCTCCCGCCGTCCAGGCGGCGGTCCGGGACCCGTTCATGCGGACCGAGGTTCACCGCCAGGTGCTGGAGGCCGCCCTCTCGCGCATGAGCATCGCCGTGCGGGAGGGGATGGCCCAGGCGCGCATCCAGCTCGACCCGCCCTCGCTGGGGCGGCTCCACATAGATCTCCGGATGCAGGACGGGGCCATGAGCGCCAAGCTCACGGTCGAGACCGCGTGGGCCAAGGACGCGGTGATGTCCGGCCTGAGGGAGCTCCGGGAGGCCCTCCAGCGGCAGGGCGTCTCTCTCGAGAATTTCTCGGTGGACGTGCGGGCCAACCTGAACCCCGGCAGCTTCGGCCAGGACCGCGCCGGAAACCAGGGCGAGACCGCGCTCTACCTCGAAGCGGGGCCGGAGGATGAAGCCGGCCGCCCGGCCGAGCGCGGCCCGGTCTTCGCCTCGCCGTCCCTCTCGGGCGACGGCTCAATCAACATCTTCGCCTAG